Proteins co-encoded in one Cercospora beticola chromosome 7, complete sequence genomic window:
- a CDS encoding uncharacterized protein (antiSMASH:Cluster_5), which produces MPNSATSPTLLDLLEQRLQLPIFTARHAPGLLWSSTKEIAYIALVHRSYGLLSRLILAPRSKREANRDVIAERFEQYT; this is translated from the coding sequence ATGCCAAACAGCGCCACTTCGCCAACCCTCCTCGACCTGCTCGAACAACGACTTCAGCTCCCAATTTTCACTGCGCGTCACGCTCCAGGTCTTCTGTGGTCGTCCACCAAAGAGATCGCATATATTGCTCTCGTCCACAGATCCTATGGCCTGCTCAGTCGTCTCATCCTTGCACCACGCAGCAAGCGCGAAGCAAATCGCGATGTAATTGCCGAGCGCTTCGAACAATACACATGA
- a CDS encoding uncharacterized protein (antiSMASH:Cluster_5): protein MRVCMLFARPFFGAPNLEASVAETYASNLDDMAYKIMYEMFADANEYEIDEMLKISSLTVSLGAKHSGSPATIQSLSELPVSCLGAVLFAVVLIVATMVSSYVRGYRKESRRREEVETTFRRRVATAWNLQQCHDALGDRDSALEFDQKLKLEGDERPTSAPVSFTLAGFALMMGSFFLARDANVYPAYQGILSWHLLPTVLALSFLSVVSLFRYQAETNDPVYKDTRTERRVTTTYADFPLFLLIKDTFTATKQELQTKFSELQNRVKAMLPGLANKLESFTGEDLSLQSVLTQTPAYVLVFQTLFINVSRAFTPAPNPANLPEAEQDSKLIIMACATFALTLAGPAMLLCEKPLWNWSVNLSRDSKEDVQGRIKPLISTSLWTLSITWRLLALDLTISYFANTLPIIGTVLGVFYTYFFSSWQSWQLLLEIVSTTLGIYFVLDMGRTVLCLCGDIAEPLDVTAPHPHEGKKPMTAYQRQVWKKYVEEKGDAPMDESSDDSDDSKKSMTAEQREVWRKHVEELVDGLRRASLEKEEEERRLQLEEEARLAQAAAVQGAKTDDGDDEGSEADDGDDEDEDDEWLEVEKLETEAEVAEWELVPRTVSWHKSTRSDS from the coding sequence ATGCGCGTCTGTATGCTTTTTGCCAGACCATTCTTCGGCGCCCCGAATCTCGAAGCCAGCGTCGCGGAGACCTATGCAAGCAATCTCGATGACATGGCCTACAAGATCATGTACGAAATGTTCGCGGACGCCAATGAGTACGAAATCGACGAGATGCTAAAGATAAGTTCCCTCACGGTGTCCCTGGGAGCAAAGCACTCTGGTAGCCCAGCCACAATTCAAAGCCTGTCGGAACTTCCAGTATCATGTCTCGGCGCCGTATTGTTCGCGGTGGTGCTCATTGTCGCCACGATGGTCTCGAGCTACGTTCGCGGCTACCGGAAGGAGTCTCGTCGCCGAGAAGAGGTTGAAACTACTTTCCGGCGACGTGTAGCAACGGCCTGGAATCTCCAACAGTGCCATGATGCACTGGGGGACCGAGATTCCGCATTGGAATTTGATCAGAAGCTCAAGCTGGAAGGAGATGAGAGACCGACCTCCGCTCCAGTCTCTTTTACTCTGGCTGGCTTCGCTCTCATGATGGGCTCATTCTTCCTTGCGAGGGATGCAAATGTGTATCCTGCTTACCAAGGAATCCTCTCCTGGCACTTGCTTCCAACCGTGCTCGCCTTGTCCTTCCTTTCTGTCGTCTCGTTGTTTCGATATCAAGCAGAGACGAATGATCCTGTTTACAAGGACACTCGGACCGAGAGGAGAGTCACCACCACATACGCGGATTTCCCTCTCTTTCTCTTGATCAAGGACACTTTCACGGCAACGAAGCAAGAACTGCAGACGAAATTCTCGGAACTTCAAAACCGAGTCAAGGCAATGCTTCCTGGGCTGGCGAACAAGCTGGAATCCTTCACAGGAGAGGACCTCTCACTGCAATCCGTCCTCACTCAGACCCCGGCCTACGTTCTCGTCTTCCAGACACTCTTCATCAACGTCTCGCGGGCTTTCACGCCAGCTCCGAACCCAGCCAACCTTCcagaagcagagcaagactCCAAGTTGATAATCATGGCCTGTGCCACTTTCGCTCTGACGCTAGCAGGGCCAGCCATGCTACTCTGTGAGAAACCCCTATGGAACTGGTCCGTGAACTTGAGCAGAGACTCCAAAGAGGATGTCCAAGGACGAATCAAACCACTCATCAGCACATCCCTCTGGACCCTCTCCATCACCTGGCGCCTCCTAGCCCTCGACCTCACAATCTCCTACTTCGCGAACACCCTACCAATCATCGGCACAGTCCTAGGAGTTTTCTACACGTACTTTTTCTCATCGTGGCAATCATggcaacttcttctcgaaaTTGTCTCGACGACACTCGGTATCTATTTCGTATTGGATATGGGCAGGACAGTACTCTGCCTCTGCGGAGATATTGCCGAGCCATTGGATGTGACGGCCCCTCATCCGCACGAAGGTAAGAAGCCAATGACCGCGTACCAACGCCAAGTGTGGAAAAAGTACGTAGAGGAAAAGGGCGATGCGCCAATGGATGAGTCGTCAGATGATTCGGATGATAGTAAGAAATCAATGACTGCGGAGCAACGTGAAGTGTGGAGGAAGCACGTAGAGGAATTGGTTGATGGATTGCGAAGAGCCTCtctagagaaagaagaagaagagcggagGTTGCAGCTCGAAGAGGAAGCTAGACTAGCACAAGCAGCTGCTGTGCAGGGCGCGAAAACAGACGACGGGGACGATGAAGGCTCGGAAGCAGACGATggagacgacgaggacgaggacgacgaatgGTTAGAAGTCGAGAAGCTCGAAACTGAGGCGGAAGTCGCGGAATGGGAGCTCGTGCCACGGACTGTATCCTGGCACAAGAGTACGAGGTCAGACTCGTAA
- a CDS encoding uncharacterized protein (antiSMASH:Cluster_5): MGTPRYHHQIDPFHENTSESPTAYQGAGAIDLTPTLRIENNRFEEVHLPQDPSKQQQPAREGLKSRLLSSLSSAQPAAAVLSRSGSVLHSRAKSWAAAYNQTTPERSPSPNKNKFVDNLFSGESGRVRLGVPTSPIKEKEDTEFVMEYQPGFTERPGRPRLRQQPTNATTSTTATANSANSASNSSRKVSWFGRKASTPAPQPVKVEDEMLSININTALFPHGPADPLSPQAFNDLLLNATNLIQRMQIAYKEKVEYLASIQPEIDAQKEEVEEAQTRSAHLKMQLEDTARIAKEQRDVNEELILKFSEEKMKVQQLQEERAKSIRIVRRETEIPEEDEDPSRTIKRSSRGSASDSGFESDADTASLFSSGVETPASQYASRPPTLDHRIDPRYIPARGSVLSQQSTAFSRNEGVAWATVEKLRNENSDLKAQVVNLQQGYDGVLEFVETLRETK; the protein is encoded by the coding sequence ATGGGTACGCCACGCTATCACCACCAGATCGACCCCTTTCACGAGAACACATCCGAATCCCCAACTGCGTACCAAGGCGCGGGAGCTATCGATTTGACCCCAACATTGCGCATAGAGAACAACCGCTTCGAAGAGGTGCATCTGCCCCAGGATCCCAGCAAACAACAGCAACCGGCACGGGAAGGCCTAAAATCGCGTCTGCTCTCGTCCCTGTCAAGCGCACAACCTGCAGCTGCCGTGTTGTCGCGATCGGGAAGCGTGCTACATTCCAGAGCAAAGTCCTGGGCCGCCGCATACAACCAAACCACGCCGGAACGATCGCCTTCGCCCAACAAGAACAAGTTCGTTGACAACCTCTTCTCTGGTGAGTCTGGTCGTGTACGATTGGGAGTGCCGACTTCGCCCATCAAGGAAAAAGAAGACACAGAGTTCGTCATGGAATACCAACCTGGGTTTACTGAGCGACCTGGTCGACCACGATTACGGCAGCAACCAACAAACGCGACAACATCCACGACGGCCACTGCAAATTCTGCGAACTCTGCATCGAACAGCTCACGGAAAGTGTCATGGTTCGGCCGCAAAGCGAGCACACCGGCGCCGCAGCCAGTAAAGGTGGAGGATGAGATGCtcagcatcaacatcaacacgGCATTATTCCCCCATGGCCCTGCAGATCCACTGTCCCCTCAAGCATTCAACGATCTACTCCTCAACGCGACAAACTTGATCCAGCGAATGCAAATCGCATATAAAGAGAAGGTCGAATACTTGGCGAGCATACAACCAGAAATCGATGCGCAAAAAGAGGAGGTTGAAGAGGCACAAACACGCTCGGCGCATTTGAAAATGCAGCTTGAGGATACGGCGCGCATTGCGAAAGAGCAACGCGACGTCAACGAAGAACTTATCCTCAAGTTCTCCGAGGAGAAAATGAAGGTACAGCAATTGCAAGAAGAACGCGCAAAGTCGATTCGCATAGTACGACGCGAGACAGAAATTccagaggaggatgaagaccCGAGTAGGACGATCAAGCGCAGCTCACGAGGAAGCGCTTCCGATTCAGGATTCGAGTCTGATGCAGACACAGCTTCGCTATTCAGCAGTGGCGTTGAGACGCCTGCATCGCAGTATGCATCAAGACCTCCGACACTGGACCATCGGATTGATCCGCGATATATACCCGCTCGAGGCAGCGTTCTATCACAACAATCTACGGCTTTCTCGAGAAATGAAGGCGTCGCATGGGCCACAGTCGAGAAACTCCGAAACGAGAACTCCGATCTCAAAGCGCAAGTCGTGAACTTGCAGCAAGGCTACGATGGAGTGCTCGAATTTGTCGAAACCCTCCGAGAAACAAAGTAA
- a CDS encoding uncharacterized protein (BUSCO:EOG09263SFX) encodes MSSTIDEDELYRRSTQYRHWSFSPEQLVAQRRKTHELALARAQKYIGQQNGHATPPGCLTAEEELQLVQAYCEVMHKTGVLLGWPAHVFTTAIQYFKRFYLTNSCMTYPPKEIYKTVMFLASKTEATHTPLSKFSKSISADPEVVLAPEYKVMQALRFMLDVRQPYRGLKGALIELLNMTEGLVDEIVQQSGEEVQQGMLALRAPDSANKTQFSMPNGSNGRIEQKQLVERVQLAYAAAKNLLDREASLSDAYFLYTPSQILFAALHVADTPLLTYFLDTKIPLGLPSRSKILATIESCAVMIASFSTSTNISKEQRAGLEKKLEGCRDPTTKDLVKVAAAVKRNGAEEGVMDEEKARKIKAERAKNEKDMNDLFGPTLGGPKAGG; translated from the coding sequence ATGAGCTCCACaatcgacgaggacgagttATACCGCCGCTCGACGCAGTATCGCCACTGGTCCTTCTCGCCTGAGCAGCTCGTCGCCCAGCGTCGCAAGACCCACGAGCTCGCCCTTGCCCGAGCTCAGAAGTACATCGGCCAGCAGAATGGCCACGCGACACCACCCGGATGCCTcacggcggaggaggaatTGCAGCTCGTGCAGGCATACTGCGAGGTGATGCACAAGACGGGCGTGCTCCTCGGGTGGCCTGCGCATGTCTTCACTACAGCCATCCAGTACTTCAAGCGCTTCTACTTGACCAACAGCTGTATGACATATCCGCCTAAGGAAATCTACAAAACCGTCATGTTCCTCGCCAGCAAGACCGAAGCCACCCACACGCCGCTGTCCAAATTCTCGAAATCGATCAGTGCCGATCCGGAAGTCGTACTGGCGCCAGAGTACAAGGTCATGCAAGCTCTACGCTTCATGCTCGATGTGCGGCAACCATACAGAGGCTTGAAGGGAGCGTTGATCGAGCTACTCAATATGACAGAGGGGTTGGTGGACGAAATAGTACAACAAAGCGGCGAGGAGGTACAGCAGGGCATGCTCGCTCTGAGAGCACCAGATTCCGCCAACAAGACACAATTCTCCATGCCAAATGGGAGCAATGGCCGCATAGAACAAAAGCAGTTGGTGGAGAGGGTGCAATTGGCAtatgcagcagcaaagaaTCTCCTCGACAGAGAGGCTTCACTATCCGATGCATACTTCTTGTACACGCCTTCACAAATCCTCTTCGCGGCTTTGCATGTCGCGGACACACCGCTCCTCACCTACTTCCTGGACACAAAAATTCCACTTGGGCTACCCTCGCGATCGAAGATATTGGCTACCATCGAAAGCTGTGCGGTGATGATTGCCTCTTTCAGCACGAGCACAAACATCAGCAAAGAACAGCGTGCGGGTCtagagaagaagttggaggGTTGTCGTGATCCCACCACGAAAGATCTGGTCAAAGTGGCAGCTGCGGTAAAACGCAACGGCGCGGAAGAGGGTGTCATGGACGAGGAGAAAGCTCGAAAGATCAAGGCCGAGAGGGCAAAGAATGAGAAAGACATGAATGATCTTTTTGGCCCAACTTTAGGTGGCCCCAAAGCGGGCGGATGA
- a CDS encoding uncharacterized protein (CAZy:AA3~CAZy:AA8), with amino-acid sequence MKFIQLTAAALTLATASVAQVFSSYTDEDGVVLWQNTFDPKVGAGNAQVGIALPPADAADLKNEYIGRIVAPIPEGGTWFGITHTAGMTGSLLLITWPNEGKVMTSFRHASGYVEPALYTGDATLKVINSFVNESHYGLTYRCENCWSWDQDGETGSSVPATTSGASQLLGWAQATVSPTNPEATDAAIVQHAQANIMAAAVASARNTDYTSWISLGTPETPTTSAPVASGTAAPAPPFGGNSTANATATASATTTAPAAPSCTSDLTITNRTWDYIVVGSGAGGIPVADRLSESGASVLLIEKGPPSTARWGGSLKPDWLEGQELTRFDVPGLDNQIWVDSAGIACTDVSVMAGCVLGGGTAVNAGLWWKPNPADFDFNFPDGWKSRDMQGAIDRTFQRIPFTDVPSQDGKIYQGEGYDVVAGALAASGWKNVTAGNAPAQKNLTFSRPNHMFSKGERGGPLATYLVTASQRQNFKMITGTSVTRVIRQGSRITGVEVDAFLEGGLCGQIKARAVVLSAGAFGTPKVLFRSGIGPQAQLETVLSAEGDKMILEEDWIRLPVGENLDDHTSTDIVITHPNITTYDFYGAYSDPIQADVDLYLSDRSGILAQSAPNLIAMFWEEITGTDGITRQLHYSARVESSHDIDSPNAVSITQYLGRGSTKRGVATITKALNMVVSEVPYPSDGENLAAIKTSIQHVLTAFSKNPAIKVAYPSPNTTLDDWMSTYPLTTSSRSANHWMGTAKMGSDSGLTEGGTSVVGLDTKVYGTDNLFVVDASLFPGMVTTNPSALIVAVAEQASKKILGVGLPNGTPGGDTVYEIGTYQQCGGKDWSGAVSCKEGWKCQAWNEYYFQCIPQ; translated from the coding sequence ATGAAGTTTATTCAGCTTACCGCCGCAGCGCTTACGCTTGCAACCGCTTCCGTCGCTCAGGTGTTCTCCAGCTACACTGACGAGGATGGCGTTGTCCTTTGGCAAAATACATTCGATCCCAAAGTGGGTGCCGGAAATGCCCAGGTCGGTATTGCACTACCCCCAGCCGATGCAGCCGATCTCAAGAACGAATACATTGGCCGAATCGTCGCTCCTATACCGGAAGGTGGAACGTGGTTTGGAATCACCCATACAGCGGGTATGACGGGCTCTCTACTCCTCATCACCTGGCCAAACGAAGGCAAAGTCATGACCTCTTTCCGTCATGCTTCTGGATATGTTGAGCCTGCTTTGTACACCGGCGACGCCACACTTAAAGTCATCAACTCTTTCGTCAACGAATCGCACTATGGTCTGACGTACAGATGTGAGAACTGCTGGTCTTGGGATCAAGATGGAGAAACCGGTTCTTCTGTTCCAGCTACGACTTCTGGTGCATCGCAATTGCTCGGATGGGCTCAAGCTACTGTTTCACCTACCAACCCAGAGGCCACCGATGCGGCGATTGTGCAGCATGCCCAGGCTAACAttatggctgctgctgttgcttcgGCGAGAAATACTGATTACACTTCTTGGATCTCGCTCGGGACGCCTGAGACGCCTACTACTTCTGCTCCTGTTGCTAGTGGAACAGCTGCGCCTGCTCCTCCCTTTGGCGGCAACTCGACCGCAAATGCAACCGCCACCGCAAGTGCGACGACTACTGCACCGGCTGCACCATCTTGCACAAGCGATCTGACAATCACGAATCGCACTTGGGATTACATTGTGGTTGGCTCAGGTGCAGGTGGTATTCCTGTCGCGGACCGTCTTTCAGAATCTGGTGCTTCAGTCCTTCTGATCGAAAAAGGACCTCCATCTACCGCTCGCTGGGGAGGTTCGCTCAAGCCGGACTGGCTCGAAGGTCAGGAACTTACCCGGTTCGATGTTCCGGGTCTTGACAACCAGATCTGGGTCGATTCAGCTGGCATCGCATGCACAGATGTCTCCGTCATGGCCGGATGTGTCCTTGGTGGCGGCACAGCAGTTAACGCAGGCTTGTGGTGGAAACCAAACCCAGCtgacttcgacttcaactTTCCAGATGgatggaagagcagagaTATGCAAGGTGCCATCGACAGGACGTTTCAAAGAATTCCTTTCACGGATGTTCCTTCGCAAGATGGGAAGATCTATCAAGGTGAAGGGTATGATGTTGTCGCTGGAGCTCTGGCTGCAAGTGGCTGGAAGAATGTTACTGCTGGCAATGCACCTGCACAGAAGAATCTTACCTTCTCGAGACCGAACCACATGTTCTCGAAGGGTGAGCGAGGGGGGCCGCTGGCGACTTACCTCGTGACTGCGAGCCAGAGGCAAAACTTCAAGATGATCACTGGCACTTCTGTTACTCGTGTCATTCGACAAGGCAGCCGGATCACTGGCGTAGAGGTCGATGCTTTCCTTGAAGGCGGGCTTTGCGGCCAAATCAAAGCTCGAGCGGTCGTCCTCTCAGCTGGTGCCTTCGGAACGCCGAAAGTTCTCTTCCGATCTGGTATCGGACCTCAAGCACAGCTAGAGACTGTCCTCAGTGCTGAAGGTGACAAGATGATTCTTGAAGAGGACTGGATCAGATTGCCAGTCGGAGAGAATCTGGACGACCATACGTCGACAGACATCGTCATCACGCATCCCAACATCACCACCTATGACTTTTATGGCGCATACAGCGATCCGATCCAAGCTGATGTAGACTTGTATCTGAGCGACAGAAGTGGTATTCTGGCGCAGTCTGCACCAAACTTGATCGCCATGTTCTGGGAGGAGATCACAGGCACAGATGGCATCACTCGCCAGCTACATTACTCAGCCCGTGTCGAATCAAGCCATGACATCGACAGCCCCAACGCAGTCTCCATCACGCAGTACCTAGGTCGTGGCTCCACGAAGCGAGGCGTAGCGACCATCACCAAGGCTCTGAACATGGTCGTCTCCGAAGTACCATACCCCAGCGACGGCGAGAACCTGGCTGCCATCAAGACCAGTATCCAGCACGTCCTCACTGCGTTTTCTAAGAACCCAGCGATCAAAGTCGCCTACCCCTCCCCCAACACAACCCTCGACGACTGGATGAGCACCTACCCCCTCACAACCAGCTCCCGCTCCGCAAACCACTGGATGGGCACAGCAAAAATGGGCTCCGACTCCGGTCTCACAGAAGGTGGAACATCAGTCGTCGGTCTCGACACAAAAGTCTACGGCACAGATAACTTATTCGTCGTCGATGCTTCGCTTTTCCCTGGCATGGTGACTACGAACCCTTCGGCTCTCATTGTTGCAGTGGCAGAGcaggcttcgaagaagatTTTGGGGGTGGGATTGCCGAATGGGACGCCGGGAGGGGATACGGTTTATGAGATTGGGACTTATCAGCAGTGTGGTGGGAAGGATTGGAGTGGTGCGGTGAGTTGTAAGGAGGGGTGGAAGTGTCAGGCTTGGAATGAGTATTATTTTCAGTGTATTCCGCAGTGA